aTTCTAATCCCTTTCTTACCCTCTACCCCAAAAGTACCAGTATTAGGTGGCTTTGTAGATGACCCATCAAATTTTGAAggaatagaaaattattttgctattgaaACTTCTTTAGGATATAGAAGAATATgaaacatttctcattttatttgtgGAATAATTCATGTTCTCAGAATTGATTAAGCTACTGatcaaaagaaaaactacaggaaCATCTCATTAATGCATATGGATGACAAATCCAAAGCAAAATAATGATGAATCAAGTCTAGGACTATATTGAAAGAATAATATACCATGATCAAATAGGGTTTACTCCAGGAATAAAAGTGAATCTAATATCAGGGTACTTACCAGTTTGGATCAGTGGATCAAAGGACAAAATACATTGTGTCATTGCAGTAAATCTCCCAAATACATTTATCTAATACTGACTTGAACAATGTCTATTTCTTATAAAACTTGGAATTAGCAAGACGGTgccttaaaattagaaaaaatatatatatgtattgcatatatataataaatagtgGCATTAATGGCAGTACACTTTTGGAAGGATAAATAGGTTTTCTCTCTCCTACTCACAGTTTTGGACTGGCTTCGAGACCCATCACTTCTCAGCAGGAACGCATGCTTGAGCTAGGTAGCAATCTCCGCTCCATCAAGACTCCAACAGGATTTCTTTTTCCCACAGGACAAAGTGATTCTAAGATTCATCTGGAAGAATAAACAGACAAGAATCATTAAGAACGTTTTGAACAACAGAGTCAGAATTTACTTTgatatacatgaaaatataccATAATGTGATAACTGGGCCAATGGAAAGAGGAACCAAGATACTCAGACTACTGGAAGGACGGCATTTGAAATTATTAGATAAAAGATGGATTATTTCATGTCATGTTACAGGAAAATTCAGGAATTATAAAGAGAAGTATTTTGTGTACTATGCAATGGTATTATGTTGACTGTTAACTGCTTTGTTAGAAAACTACAGAAAGGGCTCAGGGTATTTTAACACCATCCCATAGTCATACAATTGTGTTTATTACACTATCCTAATTCACCTAAAGAATTAGATCAAGGTTATTTTCTTACAGCCTTGTGGGTTgataattgtaaaaaataaaaattacacagCGCGTAttctatgccaggcacttttctaagctGTTGAGGTGTATGAAtacatttaatcatcacaacaaccgTAGGAGATCAGTAGTGTTATTATTTCCCATTAAGTACATCCGCGAGGAGCCAGGGGTGCACAGCCTTGCGTCTGTGCGACTTCTCCGCGATCACGGTCACACATCTAGTAAGCGGAGCAGTTAGTACCTCAACTCAGGCTCCGGGTCTGTAAGACCCTCCCTCTGCTGGGAAGGAGCTCAGTTTTCAGGCCCTAACGTGCCTTTCTGCTCCGCGCAGGGACCTGATGCCGAGGACCCTGGAGGGGCAGATCACCATGGAGAAGACGCCCAGCTACTTCGTGACGCGCGAGGCGCCCGCGCGCATCTCGGCCATGTCCAAGGACACCAAGCTCCTGGTGGTGGTGCGGGACCCGGTGACCAGGGCCGTCTCGGACTACACGCAGACGCTGTCCAAGCGGCCCGACATCCCCAGCTTCGAGAGCCTGGCCTTCAGGAACCGGACGGCGGGCCTCGTGGACCGGGCGTGGAGCGCCATCCAGATCGGCCTGTACGCCGAGCACCTGGAGCGCTGGCTGCGCCACTTCCCCGCCCGCCAGCTGCTCTTCGTGAGCGGCGAGCGGCTGGTGCGCGACCCGGCCGGCGAGCTGGGCCGCGTGCAGGACTTCCTGGGCCTCAAGCGCATCATCTCCGACAAGCACTTCTACTTCAACCAGACCAAGGGCTTCCCCTGCCTCAAGAAGGCCGAGGGCAGCGGCCGCCCTCACTGCCTGGGCAAGACCAAGGGCAGACCCCACCCCGAGATCGACGGCCAGGTCCTGCGGCGGCTGCGCGACTTCTACCGGCCGTTCAACCGCAAGTTCTACCAGATGACGGGCCATGACTTCGGCTGGGACGGATAaccttataatttaaaaagaaaaaaaaatatcagaagataatatatttttttaccaaTCGGTAGAGAAGAGGCAGTTTAATATTTGCGCTGCtgatatttcagtatttttttcccaTGAATGTTGTTAAAGAGATTGTTCTCGAGATTGTTCTCGCCTCCGCCCTCACCGTCATGTACAACTGTGCGCGCAAACATCtggagaaacaaaaaaggaaacgtGCACGCATCTAACTAAATTCTCTCCATTTTCACTTCATGTTTTATAGGCACAGTTATGAAGTATGAGCATCAGCTGCCgtgaaaacttttaagaaactCCTGAGGGTATAGCTCgtgctctctctccttttttaacaAAGCCCGGATAAGATTGATGTCTACCcttatgtttttctccctttagTTTTTCTCCTGTGCCACTTTTTCTTAACCCCTTTCCCAGTTAGTGATTCTGTATGTTTGCACATCACTTCCCAGTTACCACAGTGCTTTCAAATACAGTATCTTTCTTGATCCTTATACAGATGTGATATAGTAACATAATACATGGAGATTATTAcccccgttttacagataaggaaactgagtctcagggaGCTTAAGTGATGTGTCCTAAGGCCAGATGGCGGACTATGGACAAAACCTTACCTTCCACTTGTTCCCTATTTTGTGCCACTTTTTCCAGTGAGAATGGGAAAGGCACAGACAGCCTTTAGAAATGGTTAGCTAGTTTGGGGACCAACAGAGAGGTTTTCCTGTTGCTTTCTAAGTTCTAGGCTAGCCTCTATGGCACTCAGACACCTTACACAGTTGTACTCAAGGAAACCACTCTGTCTTGAACACAACATCTTTTAAGAGCCAATCTTGGGTTGTTAAAGCACCCTAAGACATGGATATCTCGACTCAATTGAAGTTGAGAGAAATTATTGGATCCTTGTATGGAGAACAAGATGGCCAGTCACACTAGGAGTACAAGGTGTGGTAGGAGAAGAATTTACCTATTCTTGTTTtgactgtattttcctttttttcttaaagaaaaacccaCTTCAGTAAGAGCTTACAAATATCTCATTTTACAAACCtcttttttaacaaagaaaatctgCCTCTCTTTGTAGTATCTTATTTCTAAACTTGCAGCTAGTACTAAAAAAAGGTCAATCAACATCTCATTTACAAGGCCCCAATTTTTCatgggtggagggagggctgtcactttgtcactttatttttccccatttcctctttgtACCAGTTATAACCTCATATTCGTTAAtatttggaaaacaagaagtgcAGATATGGGTAAAGTGGtgatttttcctcttctcccatcTGTTTCTGCCTGTTCCCCATTTAGATAGCTCAAATAAATCAATAGTTTATTAAGAGTATTCCTCTCCTCTCTGAGTGGGCATTAACGAGATTAGCATTAATGGGAATTAAATTGGTTTAGAGAAGAGCACATATGCACAAACTATATAAAACATTCATAATTAGTCTGTCAGCAACATTTTTATTACAGGTTTAAACCCAAGAGGAAAATGTCTCCAATCTCATGGAAATTTTCCATATCTGCTAAAATGTAAAGGACCAGACACTCCAGTATTCTAAAAGAATATTCTTCTCCAGTGTTGTCAATCAAAAGAAACTAAAGTTGTTTTAAGATATGCAGTTTCATTGTGCATTTGACATAGATGCTGCATCGGGtgaagtaaatatttcttgagacGTCTAACACGGgattaaaatgaaggaaaaaagtttGTTTCTAGCTATTCTATCATTGCTCTAAATCTCTGGATTTATTAATTCTCTTTTACGGGGGTTAGGTAAACCCCCAATCCAGGCCCCCTTTCCCGGCCGACAGCCTTCCCTTCTAGGCCCTCAGTTCCCCGACGCTACAGCctgtttttttgttctacttgaATCGTCACTACCAGCAACAAGGAACGCATTTTAAACTCTTTTCGTCTTTTCTCTTAACTCACGTTTGTGCTTCTGACTCCCTAATAAGCATGTGCCGGACCTTCTGCGAAGGTGGCTTTTGCACAAGGACACAAGTGCATCTGACAACTGTATTCAGCAACCTTCATCTTTTTGtgttaagaaataataaaagaacagaATTGAGTGCAAAGAACCTCTTCTTGCATGTAGAGTTTTTGTTtggtcatatgatttttaaaatgaatgactaCAGAGCATTCCAGGAAAGCCTTCCAACTTCTAAGATTTCGTAAGAGTGGTAGAGGTTTCAGACCCCAGCCAAGTGTATAAAGATCTGGGGTCGGTGCTGCCTCAGAACAGGAGTTTTCCATTTCTGCCTTTATGCGGTGCTTCCTCTTGCTGTACACGGACTTGGCCTCGGATTTCTTTCGTCCATTTGGCTACATCAGACCCTAGGCTGTGCTCTTGATTTGAACATTGTAATCATCCCTCCTCCAAGCTCACTCCTCTTAGAGAACAACCAGAGGTCTACAGCTTCATTCTGAATCGTTTGCTTCTGAGGCCACACCTATAGTGTGTAAATTCTTCCAGTAACTAAGAAATTTTAAGGGAAATTAATTTTGTCCTATTAACTATAGATTAATAAGCTTCTAGagaacagatatttattattcCATAAGTATTAATCCCactctaattttcttattttcaaaaatccTGAAAGTTAGAATAAACCTGAATGGTaatgcagattaaatccccattTGGCACTTGAGTCCTTTCTTTAGCTGGTTATGCAGGGGTTTAAAACATTGATGTGTCTCTAAATTAACTCTTGATTTTACAGTGTAAAGAGGATACGTTTCTTCTAAACACCTGCATCCTGTTCTGTCAGCTGAGACCTGCCAAATGTTACCCATGAAGATAACCAACATTTAATATGTGAATAAATGTGTCTATAAAGCGGTAATAGCTTGTATTAATGTAGCAGATTGCCCTAAGTACATCTTCCCCCCTTAAACCAACACCTACTCTCCACTTACATTCCACcgtacagatgaaaaaactaacACTTAAGACAGTGGCTCTCAACGAAAAGCAGTTTTTCATTCCAAGTGATGTCTGGAGATATTTGGGGGTCCCAAGCATGGTGGATTATAGATGCCATCTAATAATGTACATGAGAGCCTTCATAACAAAGTATTATCACACCCAAAATGTGTGATAATTCTTTGTTATCACACATAGATATCAGCACCTCAGTGGTGCTGAGGTTTCCAGTTGACGAAGAAGTACACCAGTTACAGCTAGTCTGTGTCCAAACCAGGTCTAAAAACCAGACTTTAATTAAGGTTTGGCTAGTAATTCTTTCACTCACCACTCTAGGTTTTCTCTTGAAAACCTTTCCTTCTCTAACTCTGTAAGTGACTCCACTATAGAACTAGATCAGTGTTTAAGGGTGTGCTTTGTCAAGAGAAGTACTAAAGAGAAGCATCGCTGAGCTGGGCTTTTTACAACTGAGATACAGGAGCAGCTTGTAACAAATGGATCACTGCATTTCTGGGAAGTGGAATCAGTCAGCTTCGGGTGGAAAAATGTCATTCTGATAAAACATTTCTGAAGTCTTTTTCAAGTTCAAGTCTTGCAGCTTCAGTTTGCCTCCATGAGAGTGCCATGACAGTATGTCTTGTCACCTGACACAGCTAGTGTCGAGAAACAGAAGTAAATGGCTCGACTTCTGTAAACCAGCTAAATCCAGATAGATGTGCTGTGGTTTACAATTGGCCCTGAATGGCTGAATAATAGCAAAGGAGGATGAATTCTTACTGCCACATTTTCTAGAAACCCCAGGTCTTTGTATGGGCCCACCACAGAATCAAGGAAGAGACAATCGTATGGTTccccaaattaagaaaatatggcTCACCGTCCAGTGAAAGTCTTAGTGTAGAAATAAAAACACCCACCTGTTCTCCTATTGCATCCTGTAATCACTGAGGAAGAAGGGGACTTTAAAAACCCAAACATCAAGAAACATCAGCGCTACTGTAGAATTTATGGTCTTTGAAATATCTTCATCGACGTGAAGACAGATTTGCATTCAGAGCCTCAATTATATGGTGAAAACCATGGACAGGGAAAGTACAGACCTGTTTgtcacatcatgaaattgtggaATGGCAGGTCTTTCGTTTAAAgcttaaagaaatgaattttggaAAATTACAAGGCAGTGCAACCTCAAATACAGAGTAATAAAATAATGGATTTTCGTTACGTCAggaggaaataaaactgaaaatagaaattgcTTCTAATATATGAATCCATTGTGGGACATTTAGGATATTTAGTTAGTATGTTTCAGGCTATAATCCTAATTATCTAGTTAAATTTCCAACAGTTGGTTGTGTTCTTTTAATAGCTATAGGCTCAACATCTTAATTCTCCTCTAATTCTactgtcaaaataaaaagtaacaataCAGAGGGATCATACATTCTGTTGTGAGTCCTTTTCATCCCCCAGTTCCTGGGTCTGATATTCTAGGTATATTCGAAGGATCACGTATGATGAGAAATGGCATCCTTTGTTAGCTCCTCCTGGCTGGTACACGATGAGGCCAGATTCCTAGGTTGGCGCTAACTGATAACTCCTCAGGGGCATTCAGGTTACTGTCTGGTCTAGACGTTGTCCAACTATGGTCCACGTCCCCAAAGTCACTTTATAGTAGTCATAAAGTGTTTACCATCCTTGGGGGCTTGTTTTCATCACAAAGAGAAGTGATGTgacttctctttcccctcctaCCTCCTAGATCCCCGCTTCCTTCACTTCTCAAGTAACTTCTCCCCCCCATCCTGCCTGTGTCCACTGCTCCCTTGTGTCCTTACGGGCTTAACCCTACTGGTCTAAGTTCTGCCCTCTCATCAGAAGCACCATACTTGATGGTGTCCACTTCACGCTTCAGATTCGTGGGGAAAACCTTGTGGCCCACCTGGGGCAACTGCTCTGAGCTTTAGCTCTACGGAAAGTAGTCTGTTTATCTGATGTAGACACCCAGACAGATGCAGGTCAGATGAGTTTCATTTTCCCAGAGAATACTTACATTAGGAAAACAGGGCCCAAAGGAAGATGGATGAAACAGAGGTGAAAGTTGTGGGCACATTTTTGACTGGAGCTGGAGGTGTTCTTGGAACCTCCCAGGTTCCCAGGGCCCTGCCCTTCATCCCTGACCTGAAGAACCAGGGTCAGCAACTTGGCATTCCACTCCTGAAAGGTTGTCTGCCTCTGGTCTGGGCAATGGCATTTTCCTCCCACCTGTTTTCCCACAAAGCCTTATCTAAGCTCCGATTTCTTTATTTCAAGCCTGCAACAGCTGGTCAACTAGGGAACAGTAGGAAGCAAGAAAATTTTGCAGTCATTCACTGCAGTTTTTCAGAGGGAACAGAGTTCCTGATGAGTTACTATCAACTGATACCTTCAGAGCAAAACATAGTTCTTGTTTCAGACCACTTGATCTTACCCCTTAAACCCCAGATCAGTTGTACTTTGTCATGAAAAGTCCAAGTAAATATTCTAGAATAATAATAACTTGCCTTTATATAGAATGAGTCAAAGCACTTTTATACTGTATTTAGGCCTgaacagtttttttcttctttttctttctaaattaaaaaaaaaaaaaagtttaggctATTACAGCTCTTCAGCATTTCCAGCGAACTCCACATTTCCCCTCAACTGAACAACTTACAAATATCTTTTCACCCCTTTTTTCCCACCCTTCTTACTTCCATATCATCTTTCTTCTAGGTGACCTTTTACCCTGCAATACTTTCTCGTATCAAAATCTTTATGCCAAACGTCATCTTGCATCTTTATTTTTTGGGTTCCTGCCTTTCTTTTCAATGAGACTCTTAGTTGTCACTTTTCCCTTTTTGTAACCATCTGGCCCCAGAACGATACCTTGTTTTCATTTCCCAACTTGGCCTTGATTCTCCCTTCTTTGATCTACTTTACCTTTTCTTAGAGTGTGCCTTTTCATTTTCGGAAAAGTCCTCTTTAGAGAAAAATCCCCTTCCCACTAGCGTCTGAGCGTCTGGAATTGAGAACTTTCTTGGGGATGTAGCTTTCTGATCCCTTCTTACCCACTAAGATGCAAAATCACCGAACGGCATTGGCTCCCAACTGTGAAATGATTGTGTTGAACACGTTTAGCTCTTCCTCCATCTAGCTGTAAATAATGAgctctttttcagactctttgcCTCTGCTATTTGAGTAAAAAGTTCCGTATGAGCTGAATGATAAACTCTGCTAGCCTGAGCCATATATAATGAATACACGGAAAAATTGGAAGCAGATCTCTTTTGACCAGCATCATCCTGTGTCCTAAGTTAAGCTGCAAATCTCCCGTGTGATAACAATGCCCAGAGTCTGTTTCCCTCATCAGTCCTTCGATGTGTGTCTCTAGCTCTCTCGCCAGTCTGCTCCCTGCTTGTTCAGGCCCATTTATTCCTAcgacattttcattatttaattgaCTCTGGCTCCAGTTTCTCTAGCCTGATCGTCATCCTTTTTACTGTCCTCTCCTTTATTTCTACTCTGGCCACTGTGATGTCTGCTATGTGTCTAGAACTGTGCTGAGTCTGCCTTTGCCTGACCCTTCCTAAGCAGCCCTTCTCATTTCCTacattacttaaattttttttctccactcACTGTTTGAGGCCAGGGATAGAGCCGTAATGATAAATAATATGATTATATAGTCATTAGATTTATCTCACACTTCAAAGTTAAATATGCCTTGAAAAGAAACCATGACCTGCCCACTCCATCCATTTTCTTAACCCTagcttcctttaaaaaagaaaaaaaaaaaaaaagatgtttcattTCATCAGCTTTTTCTGTGCCTTAAAGATGAAACCCCATGTCCTGTGGATTATTTTGTGAACAGTCTTGATTTGACCAGAAATGATGAACTCTTGCATGAATCATTCAGTACCACtaaacctcaattttctcatttattttaaaaaatgcacaggaTAAACTGTACTGTCAAGCTCAGTCCAACTGaaatgtctggaaacattttatGGTTGGAGCTGtcacaattatttttcttctgtctcttaAAATGCTTATCATTAAATCAGTTGCTTTACCTATTTCCCATAGGCCACTAAAAACTGACCAAAATTTGCTTTTATTAATAACAATCAGTGCTTGCTGGCCACCAAACCTTTCCTTCCTCTATCACTTAGCTGCATTTGTCAATGTCGGAGGAGTGATGACTGCCCTTGAATTGTGTGTTTCTTCCTATTTTCTCTGCAATCCTGGCATTCTCACTCCTTGACTGTAAGGCCGTTATCTTTTCTGGATTCTGAAAAAAacaattctgtttaaaaaaaatggtcctaaattaccaat
This sequence is a window from Pseudorca crassidens isolate mPseCra1 chromosome 19, mPseCra1.hap1, whole genome shotgun sequence. Protein-coding genes within it:
- the HS3ST3A1 gene encoding heparan sulfate glucosamine 3-O-sulfotransferase 3A1: MAPPAPAGSHPTSTEPLSRSIFRKFLLMLCSLLTSLYVFYCLAERCQTLSGPVVGRSGGGKEAGAPGRGVLAGGAGEPVAWPAVARRKRLLQVQPWPRRRPPALRDDGEMAAWEEETPGLAGSPGGSGAGSSVAETPPGTLALLLDEGSKQLPQAIIIGVKKGGTRALLEFLRVHPDVRAVGAEPHFFDRSYDKGLAWYRDLMPRTLEGQITMEKTPSYFVTREAPARISAMSKDTKLLVVVRDPVTRAVSDYTQTLSKRPDIPSFESLAFRNRTAGLVDRAWSAIQIGLYAEHLERWLRHFPARQLLFVSGERLVRDPAGELGRVQDFLGLKRIISDKHFYFNQTKGFPCLKKAEGSGRPHCLGKTKGRPHPEIDGQVLRRLRDFYRPFNRKFYQMTGHDFGWDG